One Echeneis naucrates chromosome 16, fEcheNa1.1, whole genome shotgun sequence DNA window includes the following coding sequences:
- the sema3ab gene encoding semaphorin-3ab isoform X2, which yields MGFIWGSVMLLFGMILLGMDSSEAEATKNKNNVPRLKLSYKDMLESNNLVTFEGLANSSSYHTFLLDEEKGRLIVGAKDHIFSFNLLNISKDYAQIPWPASPTRRDECKWAGKDLSRECSNFIKVLQPFNHTHLYVCGTGAFHPVCSYLEVGKKPEDSVFRLEPHIENGRGKSPYDPKLLTASMLIDRELYAGTSADFMGRDFAIFRTLGKHHPIRTEQHDSRWLNDPRFVGIHLIPESDNPEDDKMYLFFRENAMDGEHAGKATHARIGQLCKNDLGGHRSLVNKWTTFLKARLICSVPGSNGIDTHFDELQDVFLMSTKDPKSPIIYAIFTTSSNIFKGSAVCMYSMTDVRRVFLGPYAHRDGPNYQWVPFQGRVPYPRPGTCPSKTFGGFDTTKDLPDEVVTFARSHPAMFNPVYPINNRPIIVKTDVDYQFTQIVVDKVEAEDGQYDVMFIGTDMGTILKVVSIPRGSWHDLEEVLLEEMTVFREPTAITAMELSTKQQQLYLGSDIGVSQMPLHRCEVYGKACAECCLARDPYCAWDGTECSRYFPMAKRRTRRQDIRNGDPLTQCSDLQHHDELSGQATLLDKTVYGVENSSTFLECSPKSQRALTYWQYQRSTDDRKQEIKSEERFIRTDQGLLIRTLDKKDSGIYLCQAVEHGFMQTLLKVTLEVIDTERLEDLLHRDEEAAAGATAPDPLSPRETPNQKLWYRDFLSLVNHPTLNTMDEFCEQIWKRERKHRRQKAQHAQGLAAKWKHLQERQKGRNRRTHELERAPRSV from the exons acaTGCTGGAGTCTAACAACCTGGTGACGTTTGAAGGCCTGGCCAACAGTTCATCTTACCACACCTTCCTGTTGGACGAGGAGAAAGGAAGACTTATAGTGGGAGCCAAGGACCACATCTTCTCCTTTAACCTCCTCAATATCAGCAAAGACTATGCACAG aTCCCTTGGCCAGCTTCTCCCACCAGGAGAGATGAATGCAAGTGGGCAGGGAAAGATCTTTCG aGGGAGTGCTCGAATTTCATCAAGGTGCTGCAGCCATTCAACCACACTCATCTCTATGTGTGTGGGACAGGAGCCTTCCATCCTGTGTGTTCCTACCTGGAGGTGGGAAAGAAGCCAGAG GACAGTGTGTTCAGACTGGAACCTCATATAGAAAACGGCCGTGGGAAGAGTCCCTATGATCCCAAGTTGCTGACTGCCTCCATGCTAATTG ACAGGGAATTGTATGCTGGGACGTCAGCAGACTTCATGGGCCGGGATTTTGCCATTTTTCGAACTCTTGGCAAGcatcacccaatcaggacagagcaACATGATTCCCGGTGGTTAAATG ATCCCAGGTTTGTCGGCATTCATCTGATTCCTGAGAGTGACAACCCAGAGGATGATAAAATGTACCTCTTCTTCCGAGAGAATGCCATGGATGGAGAACATGCTGGGAAAGCCACACATGCTCGCATCGGACAGCTCTGCAAA AATGACCTGGGAGGTCACAGGAGTCTGGTGAATAAGTGGACGACTTTCCTGAAGGCTCGACTTATTTGTTCTGTGCCTGGCAGTAATGGAATAGACACCCACTTTGATGAGCTGC aggatGTTTTTCTCATGAGCACAAAGGATCCCAAGAGCCCCATCATCTATGCAATTTTCACCACTTCCAG CAACATCTTCAAAGGTtcagctgtgtgtatgtacagCATGACAGATGTCAGGAGAGTGTTTCTTGGGCCTTACGCTCATAGAGACGGACCCAATTATCAGTGGGTGCCCTTCCAAGGCCGTGTTCCCTACCCCCGACCTGGCACA TGCCCCAGCAAGACATTTGGAGGATTTGATACAACTAAGGACCTTCCTGATGAAGTTGTCACATTTGCCAGGAGTCATCCAGCCATGTTCAACCCCGTGTACCCCATTAACAATCGGCCAATCATTGTGAAAACAGATGTGGACTACCAGTTCACCCAGATAGTGGTAGATAAAGTGGAAGCAGAGGATGGCCAGTATGACGTTATGTTCATAGGCACAG ACATGGGGACAATACTAAAAGTGGTATCCATCCCAAGAGGCTCCTGGCATGATCTGGAAGAAGTCCTATTGGAGGAGATGACTGTCTTTAGA GAACCAACAGCCATTACAGCCATGGAACTCTCAACAAAACAG CAACAACTGTACTTGGGGTCAGACATCGGTGTGTCCCAGATGCCTCTGCATCGGTGTGAGGTTTACGGGAAGGCTTGTGCTGAGTGTTGCCTTGCGAGAGACCCTTACTGTGCGTGGGATGGCACTGAGTGCTCCCGATACTTCCCCATGGCCAAGAG gagAACAAGGAGACAAGATATCAGGAATGGAGACCCACTCACTCAATGCTCAGATCTGCAACACCATG aTGAACTAAGTGGGCAAGCAACTCTGCTGGATAAAACTGTGTATGGTGTGGAGAACAGCAGCACTTTTCTTGAGTGCAGCCCCAAATCCCAAAGAGCTCTGACATACTGGCAGTATCAGCGCTCCACCGATGACCGCAAACAAGAG ATCAAATCAGAAGAACGTTTCATTCGCACAGACCAGGGACTCTTGATTCGCACACTTGACAAGAAGGATTCGGGGATCTATCTGTGTCAGGCGGTGGAGCATGGCTTCATGCAGACACTTCTGAAAGTGACCTTAGAGGTCATCGACACTGAACGTCTGGAGGATTTGCTTCATCGCGACGAAGAGGCCGCAGCAGGCGCCACGGCCCCGGACCCTCTCTCCCCTCGAGAAACTCCCAATCAGAAGCTGTGGTACAGAGACTTCTTATCTTTGGTGAATCACCCGACTCTTAACACCATGGATGAGTTCTGCGAGCAAAtttggaaaagagagaggaagcacAGGAGGCAGAAAGCCCA GCACGCTCAAGGGCTGGCAGCAAAGTGGAAACACctgcaggagagacagaagggACGCAACCGCAGGACCCATGAACTGGAGAGGGCACCCCGCAGCGTCTGA
- the sema3ab gene encoding semaphorin-3ab isoform X1 — MGFIWGSVMLLFGMILLGMDSSEAEATKNKNNVPRLKLSYKDMLESNNLVTFEGLANSSSYHTFLLDEEKGRLIVGAKDHIFSFNLLNISKDYAQIPWPASPTRRDECKWAGKDLSRECSNFIKVLQPFNHTHLYVCGTGAFHPVCSYLEVGKKPEDSVFRLEPHIENGRGKSPYDPKLLTASMLIDRELYAGTSADFMGRDFAIFRTLGKHHPIRTEQHDSRWLNDPRFVGIHLIPESDNPEDDKMYLFFRENAMDGEHAGKATHARIGQLCKNDLGGHRSLVNKWTTFLKARLICSVPGSNGIDTHFDELQDVFLMSTKDPKSPIIYAIFTTSSNIFKGSAVCMYSMTDVRRVFLGPYAHRDGPNYQWVPFQGRVPYPRPGTCPSKTFGGFDTTKDLPDEVVTFARSHPAMFNPVYPINNRPIIVKTDVDYQFTQIVVDKVEAEDGQYDVMFIGTDMGTILKVVSIPRGSWHDLEEVLLEEMTVFREPTAITAMELSTKQQQLYLGSDIGVSQMPLHRCEVYGKACAECCLARDPYCAWDGTECSRYFPMAKRRTRRQDIRNGDPLTQCSDLQHHDELSGQATLLDKTVYGVENSSTFLECSPKSQRALTYWQYQRSTDDRKQEIKSEERFIRTDQGLLIRTLDKKDSGIYLCQAVEHGFMQTLLKVTLEVIDTERLEDLLHRDEEAAAGATAPDPLSPRETPNQKLWYRDFLSLVNHPTLNTMDEFCEQIWKRERKHRRQKAHLVQQVQLHQQQQQQQPKIVVIPHTHMHAQGLAAKWKHLQERQKGRNRRTHELERAPRSV; from the exons acaTGCTGGAGTCTAACAACCTGGTGACGTTTGAAGGCCTGGCCAACAGTTCATCTTACCACACCTTCCTGTTGGACGAGGAGAAAGGAAGACTTATAGTGGGAGCCAAGGACCACATCTTCTCCTTTAACCTCCTCAATATCAGCAAAGACTATGCACAG aTCCCTTGGCCAGCTTCTCCCACCAGGAGAGATGAATGCAAGTGGGCAGGGAAAGATCTTTCG aGGGAGTGCTCGAATTTCATCAAGGTGCTGCAGCCATTCAACCACACTCATCTCTATGTGTGTGGGACAGGAGCCTTCCATCCTGTGTGTTCCTACCTGGAGGTGGGAAAGAAGCCAGAG GACAGTGTGTTCAGACTGGAACCTCATATAGAAAACGGCCGTGGGAAGAGTCCCTATGATCCCAAGTTGCTGACTGCCTCCATGCTAATTG ACAGGGAATTGTATGCTGGGACGTCAGCAGACTTCATGGGCCGGGATTTTGCCATTTTTCGAACTCTTGGCAAGcatcacccaatcaggacagagcaACATGATTCCCGGTGGTTAAATG ATCCCAGGTTTGTCGGCATTCATCTGATTCCTGAGAGTGACAACCCAGAGGATGATAAAATGTACCTCTTCTTCCGAGAGAATGCCATGGATGGAGAACATGCTGGGAAAGCCACACATGCTCGCATCGGACAGCTCTGCAAA AATGACCTGGGAGGTCACAGGAGTCTGGTGAATAAGTGGACGACTTTCCTGAAGGCTCGACTTATTTGTTCTGTGCCTGGCAGTAATGGAATAGACACCCACTTTGATGAGCTGC aggatGTTTTTCTCATGAGCACAAAGGATCCCAAGAGCCCCATCATCTATGCAATTTTCACCACTTCCAG CAACATCTTCAAAGGTtcagctgtgtgtatgtacagCATGACAGATGTCAGGAGAGTGTTTCTTGGGCCTTACGCTCATAGAGACGGACCCAATTATCAGTGGGTGCCCTTCCAAGGCCGTGTTCCCTACCCCCGACCTGGCACA TGCCCCAGCAAGACATTTGGAGGATTTGATACAACTAAGGACCTTCCTGATGAAGTTGTCACATTTGCCAGGAGTCATCCAGCCATGTTCAACCCCGTGTACCCCATTAACAATCGGCCAATCATTGTGAAAACAGATGTGGACTACCAGTTCACCCAGATAGTGGTAGATAAAGTGGAAGCAGAGGATGGCCAGTATGACGTTATGTTCATAGGCACAG ACATGGGGACAATACTAAAAGTGGTATCCATCCCAAGAGGCTCCTGGCATGATCTGGAAGAAGTCCTATTGGAGGAGATGACTGTCTTTAGA GAACCAACAGCCATTACAGCCATGGAACTCTCAACAAAACAG CAACAACTGTACTTGGGGTCAGACATCGGTGTGTCCCAGATGCCTCTGCATCGGTGTGAGGTTTACGGGAAGGCTTGTGCTGAGTGTTGCCTTGCGAGAGACCCTTACTGTGCGTGGGATGGCACTGAGTGCTCCCGATACTTCCCCATGGCCAAGAG gagAACAAGGAGACAAGATATCAGGAATGGAGACCCACTCACTCAATGCTCAGATCTGCAACACCATG aTGAACTAAGTGGGCAAGCAACTCTGCTGGATAAAACTGTGTATGGTGTGGAGAACAGCAGCACTTTTCTTGAGTGCAGCCCCAAATCCCAAAGAGCTCTGACATACTGGCAGTATCAGCGCTCCACCGATGACCGCAAACAAGAG ATCAAATCAGAAGAACGTTTCATTCGCACAGACCAGGGACTCTTGATTCGCACACTTGACAAGAAGGATTCGGGGATCTATCTGTGTCAGGCGGTGGAGCATGGCTTCATGCAGACACTTCTGAAAGTGACCTTAGAGGTCATCGACACTGAACGTCTGGAGGATTTGCTTCATCGCGACGAAGAGGCCGCAGCAGGCGCCACGGCCCCGGACCCTCTCTCCCCTCGAGAAACTCCCAATCAGAAGCTGTGGTACAGAGACTTCTTATCTTTGGTGAATCACCCGACTCTTAACACCATGGATGAGTTCTGCGAGCAAAtttggaaaagagagaggaagcacAGGAGGCAGAAAGCCCACCTGGTGCAGCAGGTGCAGctacaccagcagcagcagcagcagcaacctaAGATTGTGGTGATCCCTCACACCCACATGCACGCTCAAGGGCTGGCAGCAAAGTGGAAACACctgcaggagagacagaagggACGCAACCGCAGGACCCATGAACTGGAGAGGGCACCCCGCAGCGTCTGA